The following coding sequences lie in one Ictalurus furcatus strain D&B chromosome 7, Billie_1.0, whole genome shotgun sequence genomic window:
- the LOC128610458 gene encoding uncharacterized protein LOC128610458 has translation MATGLQDSSLTVRDVIKKSKFISEGPPARYRLLTTRSNLYEKGSVRKWTFGQRDINMQNKILLMVGETGTGKTTVINAMANYILGVKFTDEVWFEITEEKGDNYMSDQSKSKTTEITMYEIFAQDNPICLTIIDTPGYGDTRKTNPDKQIAENLYKLFHNVTGVKEIDAVCLIVKASENSLCDRLQYIFDAVLSLFGKVIENNIVIFVTHSDGLPPDNALNAIKKAGVLCRKNEENEPEHFLFNNRQAEKRNQRYNRVLQTAWELTEDSLNVFFASLEEENRKSLEQTESVMKESRQLEACMSNLKGRIDFVERKREELTQIQKILEENQEKIKRNENFTFTVTKCYKEKVSIENASRGNRKATTCSVCEENCHEYNCWSAWSPWWCEVMRNGHCTVCTGKCHYTKHVKEDKKYVTRSEQTTVRFDDFKKQYESSNSASDITFDSKAVENVKNELESSKKQEEEKTSIEKRLKEELTKTEKENAELVKEACTIIMKLSEIALKSDSAFIVQCLDFLIPRAEETGKLNYAQTLRELRNIQPESQERVNAVTGYTRALSKFAVTGKK, from the exons ATGGCTACAGG ATTACAAGACTCATCACTGACTGTACGTGATGTAATCAAGAAGAGTAAATTCATCAGTGAAGGTCCACCTGCACGATATCGTCTCCTCACAACCAGAAGTAATCTTTATGAAAAAGGCTCAGTGAGAAAATGGACATTTGGACAGCGAGACATCAATATGCAAAACAAAATCCTACTGATGGTAGGAGAAACTGGAACAGGCAAAACTACGGTGATCAACGCAATGGCTAATTATATACTTGGGGTGAAGTTTACAGATGAAGTGTGGTTTGAGATTACAGAAGAAAAGGGAGATAATTACATGTCAGATCAGTCAAAAAGTAAAACAACTGAAATCACTATGTATGAGATCTTTGCTCAAGACAACCCAATCTGTCTCACCATCATTGACACTCCAGGTTATGGAGACACCAGGAAAACAAACCCTGATAAACAGATTGCTGAGAATCTGTACAAACTGTTTCACAATGTTACTGGAGTGAAAGAAATCGATGCAGTGTGTCTGATAGTGAAGGCATCTGAGAATTCACTCTGTGACAGACTGCAGTACATCTTTGATGCAGTTTTGTCCTTATTTGGTAAAGTCATAGAGAACAACATTGTCATTTTTGTCACTCACTCAGACGGATTGCCTCCAGATAACGCTCTTAATGCCATCAAGAAAGCGGGGGTTCTCTGCaggaaaaatgaagaaaatgaacCTGAGCATTTCTTATTCAACAATCGCCAAGCTGAAAAAAGGAACCAAAGATATAACAGAGTTCTCCAGACAGCTTGGGAACTAACAGAGGAcagtttaaatgtgttttttgccTCACTGGaagaagagaacagaaaaagCTTAGAGCAGACTGAAAGTGTTATGAAAGAATCCAGACAACTTGAAGCCTGTATGTCTAATCTAAAAGGCCGCATTGACTTTGTAGAGCGCAAACGTGAAGAACTGACTCAGATTCAGAAAATCCTTGAGGAAAACCAAGAAAAGATTAAGAGAAATGAAAACTTTACTTTTACAGTCACCAAGTGTTACAAAGAAAAAGTTTCCATTGAAAACGCTTCACGGGGGAACAGAAAGGCCACCACTTGCTCTGTCTGTGAGGAGAACTGTCATGAGTATAACTGCTGGAGCGCCTGGAGTCCTTGGTGGTGTGAAGTCATGAGAAATGGCCACTGCACTGTATGTACAGGTAAATGTCACTACactaaacatgtcaaagaagaCAAGAAATATGTTACACGCAGCGAACAGACCACAGTGAGGtttgatgattttaaaaaacaatatgaaAGCAGTAATTCAGCATCAGATATCACGTTTGACTCAAAGGCTgttgaaaatgttaaaaatgagttAGAAAGCAGCaagaaacaggaagaggagaagacaAGCATTGAGAAGAGACTGAAAGAAGAACTGACCAAGACTGAAAAGGAAAATGCTGAGCTGGTGAAAGAAGCCTGCACCATCATCATGAAACTGTCTGAGATTGCTTTAAAGTCAGATTCTGCTTTCATTGTTCAGTGTCTCGACTTCTTGATCCCTCGAGCTGAAGAAACTGGAAAACTCAACTATGCTCAGACACTAAGAGAGCTGAGGAACATTCAGCCTGAATCACAGGAAAGAGTTAATGCTGTAACGGGGTATACAAGAGCATTGAGTAAATTTGCTGTTACTGGTAAAAAATGA
- the LOC128610736 gene encoding uncharacterized protein LOC128610736, whose amino-acid sequence MHVHTQVLSLQSSVLNCPHVKEPFAITFRLGFLITIDELHKHNIKLTLYLSFKFNRLQDSSQTVRDVIKKSKFISEGPPARYRLLTTRSNLYEKGSVRKWTFGQRDINMQNKILLMVGETGTGKTTVINAMANYILGVKFTDEVWFEITEEKGDNYMSDQSESKTTEITVYEVCAQGNPICLTIIDTPGYGDARGTDVDKQIAENLYKLFHNVTGVKEIDAVCLIVKASENSLSDRLQYIFDAVLSLFGKVIENNIVIFVTHSDGLPPDNALNAIKKVGVLCRKNEENEPEHFLFNNRQAEKRNPRYNRVLQTAWELTEDSLNVFFASLEEENRKSLEQTERVLKESKLLEACMSNLKDRIDFVERKREELSQIQKALEENQEKIKRNENFTFTVTKCYKEKLSIENASQWNRKATTCSVCKENCHEYNCWSAWSPWWCEVMRNGHCTVCTGKCHYTKHVKEDKKYVTRSEQTTVRFDDFKKQYESSNSASDITFDSKAVENVKKELESSKKQEEEKTSMEKRLKEELTKTEKENAELVKEACTIIMKLSEIALKPDSAFIVQCLDFLIPRAEETGKLNYAQRLRELRNIQPESQERVNSVTGYTRALSKFAVIGKK is encoded by the coding sequence ATGCATGTGCATACGCAGGTGTTGTCTCTTCAAAGTTCAGTCCTCAACTGCCCACATGTCAAAGAGCCCTTTGCCATAACATTTCGTCTAGGCTTCTTGATAACAATTGATGAACTTCATAAACACAATATCAAACTGACCCTCTATCTGTCCTTTAAATTCAACAGATTACAAGACTCATCACAGACTGTACGTGATGTAATCAAGAAGAGTAAATTCATCAGTGAAGGTCCACCTGCACGATATCGTCTCCTCACAACCAGAAGTAATCTTTATGAAAAAGGCTCAGTGAGAAAATGGACATTTGGACAGCGAGACATCAATATGCAAAACAAAATCCTACTGATGGTAGGAGAAACTGGAACAGGCAAAACTACGGTGATCAATGCAATGGCTAATTATATACTTGGGGTGAAGTTTACAGATGAAGTGTGGTTTGAAATTACAGAAGAAAAGGGAGATAATTACATGTCAGATCAGTCAGAAAGTAAAACAACTGAAATCACTGTGTATGAGGTCTGTGCCCAAGGCAACCCAATCTGTCTTACCATCATTGACACTCCAGGTTATGGAGACGCCAGGGGAACAGATGTGGATAAACAGATCGCTGAGAATCTGTACAAACTGTTTCACAATGTTACTGGAGTGAAAGAAATCGATGCAGTGTGTCTGATAGTGAAGGCATCTGAGAATTCACTCTCTGACAGACTGCAGTACATCTTTGATGCAGTTTTGTCCTTATTTGGTAAAGTCATAGAGAACAACATTGTCATTTTTGTCACTCACTCAGACGGACTGCCTCCAGATAATGCTCTTAATGCCATCAAGAAAGTGGGGGTTCTCTGCaggaaaaatgaagaaaatgaacCTGAGCATTTCTTATTCAACAATCGCCAAGCTGAAAAAAGGAACCCAAGATATAACAGAGTTCTCCAGACAGCTTGGGAACTAACAGAGGacagtttaaatgttttttttgcctcactggaagaagagaacagaaaaagCTTAGAGCAGACTGAAAGAGTTCTGAAAGAGTCCAAACTACTTGAAGCCTGTATGTCTAATCTAAAAGACCGCATTGACTTTGTAGAGCGCAAACGTGAAGAACTGTCTCAGATTCAGAAAGCCCTTGAGGAAAACCAAGAAAAGATTAAGAGAAATGAAAACTTTACTTTTACAGTCACCAAGTGTTACAAAGAAAAACTTTCCATTGAAAATGCTTCACAGTGGAACAGAAAGGCCACCACTTGCTCTGTCTGTAAGGAGAACTGTCATGAGTATAACTGCTGGAGCGCCTGGAGTCCTTGGTGGTGTGAAGTCATGAGAAATGGCCACTGCACTGTATGTACAGGTAAATGTCACTACactaaacatgtcaaagaagaCAAGAAATATGTTACACGCAGCGAACAGACCACAGTGAGGtttgatgattttaaaaaacaatatgaaAGCAGTAATTCAGCATCAGATATCACGTTTGACTCAAAGGCTgttgaaaatgttaaaaaggAGTTGGAAAGCAGCaagaaacaggaagaggagaagacaAGCATGGAGAAGAGACTGAAAGAAGAACTGACCAAGACTGAAAAGGAAAATGCTGAGCTGGTGAAAGAAGCCTGCACCATCATCATGAAACTGTCTGAGATTGCTTTAAAGCCAGATTCTGCTTTCATTGTTCAGTGTCTCGACTTCTTGATCCCTCGAGCTGAAGAAACTGGAAAACTCAACTATGCTCAGAGACTAAGAGAGCTGAGGAACATTCAGCCTGAATCACAGGAAAGAGTTAATTCTGTAACGGGGTATACAAGAGCATTGAGTAAATTTGCTGTTATTGGCAAAAAATGA